The following proteins are encoded in a genomic region of Saccharopolyspora antimicrobica:
- a CDS encoding class II aldolase/adducin family protein: METTTSEVHIGLGPVPPGFQAVLPPVFDSVAKERLHRKQELAAAFRLFGKLGFSEGVAGHITARDPENPEWFWVNPFGMSFTQIKVSDLILVDHAGNVVEGRLPVNRAAFCIHSEVHKARPDAVAAAHAHSLHGKAFSTLRRHLSPITQDACAFFEDHGLYEDFRGVVNDTEEGRRIGVALGDHKAVVLANHGLLTVGQTVAEAAWWFITMERSCQAQLLAMAAGHPHEIDRETALQVREQIGSPLSGWFQFRPMWDRIIEEQPDLFD; encoded by the coding sequence ATGGAGACGACCACTTCCGAAGTGCACATCGGGCTCGGGCCGGTCCCGCCCGGATTCCAGGCCGTGCTTCCGCCGGTCTTCGACTCGGTGGCGAAGGAGAGACTGCACCGCAAGCAGGAACTGGCCGCCGCCTTTCGGCTGTTCGGCAAGCTCGGCTTCTCGGAAGGGGTGGCCGGGCACATCACGGCTCGTGACCCGGAGAACCCCGAGTGGTTCTGGGTCAATCCCTTCGGGATGAGCTTCACCCAGATCAAGGTCTCCGACCTGATCCTGGTCGATCACGCCGGCAACGTGGTGGAGGGTCGCCTGCCGGTGAACCGCGCGGCGTTCTGCATCCACTCTGAAGTGCACAAGGCACGTCCGGACGCTGTCGCGGCGGCTCACGCGCATTCCTTGCACGGCAAGGCGTTCTCCACCTTGCGACGGCACCTGTCTCCGATCACCCAGGACGCCTGCGCGTTCTTCGAAGACCACGGCTTGTACGAGGACTTCCGCGGCGTGGTCAACGACACGGAGGAGGGCAGGCGGATCGGTGTCGCGCTCGGCGATCACAAAGCGGTCGTGCTGGCCAACCACGGCCTGCTGACGGTCGGCCAGACCGTGGCGGAGGCCGCCTGGTGGTTCATCACCATGGAGCGTTCCTGCCAGGCGCAGCTGCTGGCCATGGCGGCCGGTCATCCGCACGAGATCGACCGCGAGACAGCGCTGCAGGTGCGCGAGCAGATCGGCAGCCCGCTGTCCGGGTGGTTCCAGTTCCGGCCGATGTGGGATCGGATCATCGAGGAGCAGCCGGACCTGTTCGACTGA
- a CDS encoding TetR/AcrR family transcriptional regulator codes for MPKGQTKRRPKTTERLLDAALETFADRGFYGASIEEICDRADLTRGAFYYNYRTKEDLFFALFDLHAQRVIDRLTRAIDEMRDAPDPLSTLIARTSAVDDSERRWYLLSTEFTLHAIRNPESARALAEHDRRLRDEIVRLLGTLFDRLDRRVTVDLDSLARFITALHEGALAQSLVEPDRLAPDELATTYLPPLIKAISRSQAKRKTSP; via the coding sequence TTGCCGAAGGGACAGACCAAACGCCGGCCGAAGACCACCGAGCGCCTGCTCGATGCGGCGCTCGAGACGTTCGCCGACCGCGGCTTCTACGGCGCCTCCATCGAGGAGATCTGCGATCGCGCCGACCTCACCCGCGGAGCGTTCTACTACAACTACCGCACGAAGGAAGACCTGTTCTTCGCGTTGTTCGACTTGCACGCCCAACGTGTCATCGATCGGCTCACCCGGGCGATCGACGAGATGCGGGACGCGCCGGACCCGCTTAGCACGCTGATCGCGCGCACCAGCGCGGTCGACGACAGCGAACGTCGCTGGTATCTGCTGTCGACGGAGTTCACGCTCCACGCCATCCGCAACCCCGAGTCGGCACGCGCCCTGGCCGAGCACGACCGCCGCCTGCGCGACGAGATCGTGCGACTGCTCGGCACGCTCTTCGACCGCCTGGACCGAAGAGTCACCGTCGACCTGGACTCACTGGCCCGGTTCATCACCGCCCTGCATGAAGGCGCCCTGGCACAAAGCCTCGTCGAGCCGGACCGCCTGGCCCCGGACGAGCTGGCGACGACGTATCTGCCGCCACTCATCAAGGCCATCTCCCGAAGCCAGGCCAAGCGGAAGACCAGCCCCTGA
- a CDS encoding CPBP family intramembrane glutamic endopeptidase, which translates to MIDLLSEPATTRNSAPEDGVAHHLLGRTTAHRWWRPLVELALLPVLVVAFSLLLFGAASGLAVAFGAGIGPDQNFADPLWEFGFGFAAIAILLPAIALTVRWAGKRRLGTVSSVAGRLRRRWLLECLGWALLGIGLAIGVDLVRGVPWDAAAWPGWPTFLTVLAVALALVPFQAAAEEYLCRGWLVQTLAAWTRTPWPGIVLSSVVFAGLHDYTEPWVLGEMFLFAMAMCWLTIRTGGLEAAIALHVVNNVVLIVLEATQGIPALDQSGGGYTLWDVLPVAVTTLLYAWWIDRRARRLGLAATTR; encoded by the coding sequence ATGATCGACTTGTTGAGCGAACCGGCCACCACCCGGAACTCCGCGCCGGAGGACGGCGTTGCGCACCACCTGCTCGGGCGCACCACAGCGCACCGGTGGTGGCGGCCGCTGGTGGAGCTGGCGCTGCTGCCGGTGCTGGTGGTGGCGTTCTCGCTGCTGCTCTTCGGCGCCGCGTCCGGGCTCGCGGTGGCCTTCGGCGCCGGGATCGGCCCGGACCAGAACTTCGCCGACCCGCTCTGGGAATTCGGCTTCGGGTTCGCCGCCATCGCGATCCTGCTGCCCGCCATCGCCCTCACCGTCAGGTGGGCGGGCAAGCGGCGGCTGGGCACGGTGTCCAGCGTGGCGGGCCGGTTGCGCCGGCGGTGGCTGCTGGAGTGCCTGGGCTGGGCGCTGCTGGGCATCGGGCTGGCGATCGGCGTCGACCTCGTCCGCGGCGTGCCGTGGGATGCCGCGGCGTGGCCGGGCTGGCCCACCTTCCTGACGGTGCTGGCGGTGGCGCTGGCGCTGGTGCCGTTCCAGGCCGCCGCGGAGGAGTACCTGTGCCGCGGCTGGCTCGTGCAGACCCTCGCGGCCTGGACGCGGACCCCGTGGCCGGGCATCGTCCTGAGCTCGGTGGTGTTCGCCGGGCTGCACGACTACACCGAACCCTGGGTGCTCGGCGAGATGTTCCTGTTCGCGATGGCGATGTGCTGGCTGACCATCCGCACCGGCGGGCTGGAGGCGGCGATCGCGCTGCACGTGGTGAACAACGTCGTCCTCATCGTGCTCGAAGCCACCCAGGGCATCCCGGCCCTCGACCAGAGCGGCGGCGGCTACACGCTCTGGGACGTCCTGCCCGTCGCCGTCACGACGCTGCTCTACGCCTGGTGGATCGACCGGCGCGCCCGCCGGCTCGGTCTGGCCGCCACAACCCGCTGA
- a CDS encoding Clp protease N-terminal domain-containing protein → MSRTTLPCTEVSREVAEALTEAFRGAIRREQPAVGTEHVLSALLDGDSAAGKVLAPTVRASGSMMGVIRAKGIGDHWVHDEDAEPVHDLAVTGLLREAEWAARQKDSDVPPPTGALRAALRQALLYADEHGTPRANTAHLLMGLLHSPQNRAHEALRECRVDRSDVLARLQVHPSAREPGEPPRTDTARTLRKMGLLTGRRGQLSVRLVAKLFGNGAPVFMVLRPEARRQAIRLGHGEVTTAHLLLAVLALDEQLTAAGERFSPELAGSSTAAERLRTRGVTLHAAASAALDLVPAAENRPRAGEFPENGALLKVLTKARWRAEENGVPAGTDVLLAELLAEPDGLAGALLTGLGVDTDDLV, encoded by the coding sequence ATGTCCCGAACGACGTTGCCGTGCACCGAGGTCTCCCGCGAGGTCGCCGAAGCGCTGACCGAGGCCTTCCGCGGAGCCATCCGGCGAGAGCAGCCCGCGGTGGGAACCGAGCACGTGCTCTCCGCGCTGCTCGACGGCGATTCAGCCGCCGGCAAGGTCCTCGCTCCCACGGTGCGCGCCAGCGGATCGATGATGGGCGTGATCCGGGCCAAGGGCATCGGCGATCACTGGGTGCACGACGAAGATGCCGAGCCGGTGCACGATCTCGCGGTGACCGGCCTGCTGCGCGAAGCGGAATGGGCGGCGCGGCAGAAGGATTCCGACGTACCGCCGCCGACAGGTGCGTTGCGCGCGGCTCTCCGGCAAGCGCTGCTCTACGCCGACGAGCACGGAACTCCGCGGGCGAACACCGCGCACCTGCTGATGGGCCTGCTGCACAGCCCTCAGAACCGGGCGCACGAAGCACTTCGCGAATGCCGGGTGGACCGCAGCGACGTCCTCGCCCGGCTGCAGGTGCACCCCAGCGCGCGGGAACCGGGCGAGCCGCCCCGCACCGACACCGCGCGAACGCTCCGGAAGATGGGGCTGCTCACCGGACGACGCGGTCAGCTGTCCGTGCGCTTGGTCGCCAAGCTCTTCGGCAACGGCGCACCGGTGTTCATGGTGCTTCGGCCGGAAGCCCGCCGCCAGGCGATCCGGCTCGGGCACGGCGAGGTGACGACCGCGCACCTGCTGCTCGCCGTTCTCGCGCTGGACGAGCAGCTCACCGCCGCCGGGGAGCGGTTCTCGCCGGAACTGGCCGGGAGCAGCACCGCCGCCGAGCGCCTCCGGACCCGCGGAGTCACGCTGCACGCGGCGGCCAGCGCCGCGCTCGACCTGGTCCCGGCGGCCGAGAACCGCCCGCGCGCAGGTGAATTTCCCGAGAACGGTGCGCTCTTGAAGGTGCTGACCAAGGCCCGGTGGCGGGCCGAGGAGAACGGCGTTCCCGCGGGCACCGACGTCCTGCTCGCCGAGCTGCTGGCCGAACCCGACGGCCTGGCCGGCGCACTGCTGACCGGCCTCGGCGTCGACACCGACGACCTGGTGTGA
- a CDS encoding Gfo/Idh/MocA family protein, with product MDVRTGVLGCGLRVGIADHAHRPGEGSRIVAVSDPDPARAAAAAQRYDGDVRVTHSLDELLESELDAVFVVSPDHLHEEHAIRCLEAGIAVYLEKPLAITTEGCDRVLAAAERTGGKLYVGHNMRHMPVIRTMRDLITSGAIGEVKSVWCRHFVGHGGDYYFKDWHADRSKSTSLLLQKGAHDIDVLHWLAGGYSRRVNALGALTVYGAITDRNEHEVYKTGHDWAEYQQNWPPLSQTGLNPVVDVEDLNLVNLQLDNGVLASYQQCHYTPDYWRNYTVIGTEGRLENFGDGEGAVVKVWNRRHRGYAPEADRVVEVERASGGHGGADPRIVAEFLEFVSAGVPTVTSPIAAREAVATGCAATESLRNGGAPVEVAAPEAALLDYFEKSSRS from the coding sequence ATGGACGTCAGGACAGGTGTGCTCGGGTGCGGGCTCCGGGTGGGGATCGCCGATCACGCCCACCGGCCCGGCGAGGGATCGCGGATCGTCGCGGTGTCCGATCCGGACCCGGCGCGCGCCGCGGCCGCCGCGCAGCGCTACGACGGTGACGTCCGGGTGACGCACTCGCTCGACGAGCTGCTGGAGAGCGAGCTGGACGCGGTGTTCGTGGTCAGCCCCGACCACCTGCACGAGGAGCACGCGATCCGCTGCCTGGAAGCCGGCATCGCCGTCTACCTGGAGAAGCCGCTGGCGATCACCACCGAGGGCTGCGACCGCGTGCTGGCGGCGGCCGAGCGCACCGGCGGCAAGCTCTACGTCGGGCACAACATGCGGCACATGCCGGTGATCCGGACCATGCGCGACCTGATCACCTCGGGAGCGATCGGCGAGGTGAAATCGGTCTGGTGCCGCCACTTCGTCGGGCACGGCGGCGACTACTACTTCAAGGACTGGCACGCCGACCGCAGCAAGAGCACCAGCCTGCTGCTGCAGAAGGGCGCGCACGACATCGACGTCCTGCACTGGCTGGCGGGCGGCTACAGCAGGCGCGTCAACGCGCTCGGTGCGCTGACCGTCTACGGCGCGATCACCGACCGCAACGAGCACGAGGTCTACAAGACCGGCCACGACTGGGCCGAGTACCAGCAGAACTGGCCGCCGCTGAGCCAGACCGGCCTGAACCCGGTGGTCGACGTCGAGGACCTGAACCTGGTGAACCTGCAGCTGGACAACGGCGTGCTGGCCAGCTACCAGCAGTGCCACTACACGCCGGACTACTGGCGCAACTACACCGTCATCGGCACCGAGGGCCGGCTGGAGAACTTCGGCGACGGCGAGGGCGCGGTGGTCAAGGTGTGGAACCGCAGGCACCGCGGCTACGCGCCGGAGGCCGACCGGGTGGTGGAGGTCGAGCGCGCCAGCGGCGGGCACGGCGGCGCAGACCCGCGCATCGTGGCCGAGTTCCTGGAGTTCGTGAGCGCCGGGGTGCCGACCGTCACCTCGCCGATCGCGGCCCGGGAAGCGGTCGCCACCGGCTGCGCGGCAACGGAATCCCTGCGCAACGGCGGAGCACCGGTCGAGGTGGCCGCGCCGGAGGCCGCGCTGCTCGACTACTTCGAGAAGTCCAGCCGCTCCTGA
- a CDS encoding cation:proton antiporter, which yields MIGRPGRVRTALGVAAGLAALAAMVPLWAATESHAVDSVTRFLIAVAVILVTCQALAALARRFHQPSVLGEMVGGLLLGPSLLGALWPEGGALLFPPPVLEGLDKMAQLGLVVFVFLLGCELRTDRIERKGVVGAAVVGGMALPCAAGMGIVFVTGDLFAGTSDAPVETMLFVGLAMAVTALPVLARLLADLKLERTSIGALSLSAAAIGDGLLWLSLAFLLAGQGASGHGLRIVLLATALVIVTALCVRPLLAVLVRKLGSNQSLAVVLVAGAIGYSALTQAIELHPVVGAFLFGVAVPRDSPAVERISEQLEGFTLIVLLPVFFAGVGLKASVGLLGTSPLAWLVLLVVLVAAVVTKLVGAGGAVRLAGMPAAEALRFGVLMNCRGVTELVVLTIGHEAGLINQLAYTILVLVAVITTAATGPLVRWSMRRSTDFGTALPIPTPPPVGAGTRAEGPRGE from the coding sequence GTGATCGGCAGACCCGGCCGGGTGCGGACCGCGCTCGGGGTGGCCGCGGGCCTCGCGGCGCTCGCGGCCATGGTGCCCCTGTGGGCAGCGACCGAATCGCACGCCGTGGACTCCGTCACCCGCTTCCTCATCGCGGTCGCGGTGATCCTGGTGACCTGCCAGGCGCTGGCCGCGCTGGCCCGCCGGTTCCACCAGCCCTCGGTGCTCGGCGAGATGGTCGGCGGCCTGCTGCTGGGGCCTTCCCTGCTCGGTGCGCTGTGGCCGGAGGGCGGAGCGCTGCTGTTCCCGCCGCCGGTGCTCGAAGGACTCGACAAGATGGCGCAGCTCGGACTCGTCGTCTTCGTCTTCCTGCTGGGCTGCGAACTGCGCACCGACCGGATCGAGCGCAAGGGCGTGGTGGGCGCGGCAGTGGTCGGCGGCATGGCGCTGCCGTGCGCCGCGGGCATGGGCATCGTGTTCGTCACCGGCGATCTGTTCGCCGGCACGAGCGATGCGCCGGTGGAGACGATGCTGTTCGTCGGGCTGGCCATGGCGGTGACGGCGCTGCCCGTGCTGGCGCGGCTCCTCGCCGATCTGAAGCTGGAGCGGACGAGCATCGGCGCGTTGTCGCTGTCGGCCGCCGCGATCGGTGACGGCCTGCTCTGGTTGAGCCTGGCGTTCCTGCTGGCCGGGCAGGGTGCGAGCGGTCACGGCCTGCGGATCGTGCTGCTGGCGACCGCGCTGGTGATCGTCACGGCGCTGTGCGTTCGTCCGCTGCTCGCGGTGCTGGTGCGCAAGCTCGGGTCGAACCAGTCGCTGGCGGTGGTGCTCGTCGCGGGGGCGATCGGCTATTCCGCGCTGACGCAGGCGATCGAGCTGCACCCGGTCGTCGGCGCCTTCCTGTTCGGCGTCGCGGTTCCGCGCGACTCGCCGGCCGTGGAGCGGATCAGCGAGCAGCTGGAGGGCTTCACGCTGATCGTCCTGCTGCCCGTGTTCTTCGCCGGGGTCGGGCTGAAAGCCTCGGTGGGGCTGCTGGGCACCTCGCCGCTCGCCTGGTTGGTGCTGCTGGTTGTGCTGGTGGCGGCCGTGGTGACCAAGCTGGTCGGCGCGGGTGGCGCGGTCCGCTTGGCCGGAATGCCTGCGGCGGAGGCGTTGCGGTTCGGGGTGCTGATGAACTGCCGCGGCGTGACCGAGCTGGTGGTGCTGACCATCGGTCACGAGGCCGGCCTGATCAACCAGCTGGCGTACACCATCCTCGTGCTGGTCGCGGTGATCACGACGGCGGCCACCGGGCCGCTGGTGCGCTGGTCGATGCGGCGCAGCACGGACTTCGGCACCGCGCTGCCGATCCCGACACCGCCTCCTGTCGGCGCTGGAACCCGAGCGGAGGGCCCGAGAGGGGAGTGA
- a CDS encoding 4'-phosphopantetheinyl transferase superfamily protein has protein sequence MSVELEVPAAAGAVVEWRQVRPPRGPREQSAAGRRAASAALAAAGSADRAVPRAPDGRPRFPSGFPGSISHTESVAVAVVVPGAASVGVDVESADIGPRVTAFVLRARERRMLLPPAGEYTPRELFAAKEAAFKAMSGLGVAGEFLFWQAELSPAGGELIASYRDAQVRVQVRSSAELSFALAIRW, from the coding sequence GTGAGCGTCGAGCTGGAAGTCCCCGCCGCAGCTGGAGCCGTGGTCGAATGGCGCCAGGTGCGGCCGCCGCGCGGACCGCGCGAGCAGTCCGCGGCCGGGCGGCGGGCGGCTTCGGCGGCGCTGGCCGCTGCCGGATCGGCCGATCGGGCCGTGCCCCGCGCGCCCGATGGACGACCGCGCTTCCCGTCGGGGTTCCCCGGTTCGATCTCGCACACCGAGAGCGTGGCGGTCGCGGTGGTGGTTCCCGGCGCCGCCTCGGTCGGTGTCGACGTGGAGAGCGCGGACATCGGGCCTCGCGTGACCGCGTTCGTGCTTCGTGCGCGGGAGCGGCGGATGCTGCTCCCGCCGGCGGGGGAGTACACCCCGCGCGAGCTGTTCGCCGCGAAGGAAGCGGCTTTCAAGGCCATGAGCGGCCTCGGCGTCGCGGGCGAGTTCCTGTTCTGGCAGGCCGAACTCAGCCCGGCTGGTGGCGAGCTGATCGCGTCCTACCGCGACGCGCAGGTGCGGGTGCAGGTCCGCTCGTCGGCGGAGCTCTCGTTCGCCCTGGCGATCCGGTGGTGA
- a CDS encoding NAD(P)H-dependent flavin oxidoreductase yields MRATAAEVLGIEVSLLQSGMGGVAGPELACAVSNAGAAGCAGGYKLVGEQLSAMLARLTSGTDRPVGVNLIPEVVGPDELDQQVAQVLDETPPRVHLSLFGLPGDAVFDRIAAAGRQLVVQVGTVDEGVRAAERGAVVVVQGIEAGGHLLGESSRDELVAELREKVPAACLVAAGGIGSPEQASRALAAGADGVLLGTAFVATRESRAHAYFKEAITAADAVDTVITDVYEIGWPGRRHRVLATAVTSDPQQPAKFIGKTVVEGKPYLVPRFSSAVPTDATSGRIEEMAMYCGLSCAAVSGEPTAAEVVAEFAGVLPRTGA; encoded by the coding sequence ATGCGTGCCACGGCGGCCGAGGTGCTCGGCATCGAGGTGAGCCTGCTGCAGTCGGGCATGGGCGGGGTCGCCGGGCCGGAGCTGGCCTGCGCGGTGTCCAACGCGGGCGCCGCGGGCTGCGCGGGCGGCTACAAGCTGGTCGGCGAACAGCTGTCGGCCATGCTCGCCCGGCTGACCTCCGGCACCGATCGGCCGGTCGGGGTGAACCTGATCCCGGAGGTGGTCGGGCCGGACGAGCTCGACCAGCAGGTGGCGCAGGTGCTCGACGAGACGCCACCGCGGGTGCACCTGTCGCTGTTCGGCCTGCCCGGCGATGCGGTGTTCGACCGGATCGCCGCGGCGGGCAGGCAGCTCGTCGTCCAGGTCGGAACCGTGGACGAGGGCGTGCGCGCGGCCGAGCGGGGCGCCGTGGTCGTCGTGCAGGGGATCGAGGCCGGCGGCCACCTCCTCGGCGAGTCCAGCCGGGACGAGCTGGTCGCCGAGCTGCGCGAGAAGGTGCCTGCCGCCTGCCTCGTGGCCGCGGGCGGGATCGGCTCGCCGGAGCAGGCGAGCCGGGCGCTCGCGGCCGGGGCCGACGGCGTGCTGCTGGGCACGGCGTTCGTCGCCACGCGCGAATCGCGGGCGCACGCCTACTTCAAGGAAGCGATCACCGCCGCCGACGCGGTCGACACGGTGATCACCGATGTCTACGAGATCGGGTGGCCGGGGCGGCGGCATCGCGTGCTGGCGACGGCCGTCACCAGCGATCCGCAGCAGCCCGCGAAGTTCATCGGCAAGACGGTGGTCGAGGGCAAGCCGTACCTGGTGCCGCGGTTCAGCTCCGCGGTGCCGACCGATGCGACCAGCGGCCGCATCGAGGAGATGGCGATGTACTGCGGCCTGTCCTGCGCCGCTGTTTCCGGCGAACCGACGGCGGCCGAGGTCGTCGCCGAGTTCGCCGGGGTCCTGCCGCGGACCGGGGCCTAG
- a CDS encoding aminoacyl--tRNA ligase-related protein, protein MTIATDNGLSVLDGGQLRLLRAIDAVFLSFADRWDVPEFRYPHLVRSQDLDKFDYYDNFPHLGLAAARLDPARLGAALAEAQRPVDRIPTEVMEPSAFALPSAACYAIYADLAGSTLPADGTMRCTVATCFRNEDHYDGLQRLHGFSMREIVCIGPEERAKQHLARAKEAVTALCAELGLEVKLAVATDPFFDRNSGKAKMQKLFPVKEEFVVDGLAIGSVNYHRNFFGERCAIQAGGDTAHTSCLAFGLERWVHTLTERFGSTDAALSAVEGLG, encoded by the coding sequence ATGACCATCGCGACCGACAACGGACTGAGCGTCCTCGACGGCGGCCAACTCCGCTTGCTGCGGGCCATCGACGCCGTGTTCCTGAGCTTCGCCGACCGCTGGGACGTGCCGGAGTTCCGGTACCCGCACCTGGTCCGCAGCCAGGACCTCGACAAGTTCGACTACTACGACAACTTCCCGCACCTGGGGCTGGCCGCCGCCCGGCTCGACCCGGCACGGCTCGGTGCCGCGCTGGCCGAGGCGCAGCGGCCGGTCGACCGGATCCCGACCGAGGTGATGGAGCCGTCCGCGTTCGCGCTGCCGTCGGCGGCGTGCTACGCGATCTACGCCGACCTCGCCGGTTCGACGCTGCCCGCGGACGGGACGATGCGCTGCACCGTCGCGACGTGCTTCCGCAACGAGGACCACTACGACGGTTTGCAGCGGCTGCACGGCTTCTCCATGCGCGAGATCGTCTGCATCGGACCGGAGGAACGCGCCAAGCAGCACCTGGCCCGGGCCAAGGAGGCCGTGACGGCCCTGTGCGCCGAGCTCGGGCTGGAGGTGAAGCTCGCAGTCGCCACCGACCCGTTCTTCGACAGGAACAGCGGCAAGGCGAAGATGCAGAAGCTGTTCCCGGTGAAGGAGGAGTTCGTCGTCGACGGCCTGGCCATCGGCTCGGTCAACTACCACCGGAACTTCTTCGGCGAGCGCTGCGCCATCCAGGCCGGTGGCGACACGGCGCACACCAGCTGCCTGGCCTTCGGCCTGGAGCGGTGGGTGCACACCCTGACCGAGCGGTTCGGCAGCACCGACGCCGCGCTGTCCGCGGTCGAGGGCCTGGGCTGA
- a CDS encoding acyl carrier protein, translating into MTDPMEAVREFIRERNPKLGELPADLDLIDSRAINSLAFVEFIFLLEELTGDSIDPEDLDLDDFRTLNAIAARFFDQKAAL; encoded by the coding sequence ATGACCGACCCGATGGAGGCGGTCCGGGAGTTCATCCGGGAGCGCAACCCCAAGCTCGGCGAGCTGCCCGCCGATCTGGACCTGATCGACAGCCGGGCCATCAACTCGCTGGCCTTCGTCGAGTTCATCTTCCTGCTGGAGGAGCTGACCGGGGATTCGATCGATCCGGAAGACCTGGATCTGGACGACTTCCGGACCCTCAACGCGATCGCAGCCCGGTTCTTCGATCAGAAAGCAGCGCTATGA
- a CDS encoding diiron oxygenase, translated as MAATIEPVVLELDRLEQMAESGYYNPYTMFDWPESIEPGMPWMSESLTTLAGTPMWDELTREQQIELTKYEAINFFSLNIHGIRELMSEVVMRIHERTYANVSEFLHHFIGEENEHMWFFAQFCLRYGGKLYPAQPTLKADSVDHLSEVAREMIVFARILIFEEIVDYYNAHMATDQTLPHIAREINRVHHQDESRHVAFGRMIFVKLLEQVAKRDPDEVPVVAEYLENYLQYSIGTLYNPAAYRDAGIPDALALRRRALAHPARIEAHDQVLKRTRKFLTKSGVGREVIKS; from the coding sequence ATGGCAGCAACCATCGAGCCGGTCGTGCTGGAGCTGGACCGGTTGGAGCAGATGGCCGAGTCGGGCTACTACAACCCGTACACGATGTTCGACTGGCCCGAGTCCATCGAACCCGGCATGCCGTGGATGAGCGAGAGCCTCACCACGCTGGCGGGCACGCCGATGTGGGACGAGCTGACCCGCGAGCAGCAGATCGAGCTGACCAAGTACGAGGCGATCAACTTCTTCAGCCTCAACATCCACGGCATCCGCGAGCTGATGAGCGAAGTCGTGATGCGCATCCACGAGCGGACCTACGCCAACGTCTCGGAATTCCTCCACCACTTCATCGGTGAGGAGAACGAGCACATGTGGTTCTTCGCGCAGTTCTGCCTGCGCTACGGCGGCAAGCTCTACCCGGCGCAGCCGACGCTGAAGGCCGACTCGGTCGACCACCTCTCGGAGGTGGCGCGCGAGATGATCGTGTTCGCGCGGATCCTGATCTTCGAGGAGATCGTCGACTACTACAACGCGCACATGGCGACCGACCAGACGCTGCCGCACATCGCCCGCGAGATCAACCGGGTGCACCACCAGGACGAGAGCCGGCACGTGGCGTTCGGCCGGATGATCTTCGTGAAGCTGCTGGAGCAGGTGGCCAAGCGCGACCCGGACGAGGTGCCGGTGGTCGCCGAATACCTCGAGAACTACCTGCAGTACAGCATCGGCACCCTCTACAACCCCGCCGCCTACCGGGATGCGGGCATCCCGGACGCGCTGGCGCTGCGGCGGCGCGCGCTGGCGCACCCGGCCCGGATCGAGGCGCACGACCAGGTGCTGAAGCGGACCCGGAAGTTCCTGACCAAGTCCGGCGTCGGCCGGGAAGTGATCAAGTCATGA
- a CDS encoding alpha/beta hydrolase, protein MPLDRMLHNLIKWQRADGPPTPVRELTVEEARERYLRNAIRPRSAGGGPHAAVSTADRTVDSADGSSFRVRVYTPESDEGRVLTYLHGGGWSLGDVDSHDWACRTAALSLGAVVVSVDYRRAPEFPYPTPLHDAMTAARWTSRCFPGRDHVIAGDSAGANMALGVALDARDTGDVEFAGQLLIYPVVDPTLRFASNSACAEGYLLSVDDLACHYDQYLPDPRRRSDPAVDLLNADLRNLPPTVIATAEFDPLHDEGVELAEKLRATGVPVRHVPGPGLVHGYFLMQDIVPAASTCARLVLDELAAVLSPERGAKPVPFG, encoded by the coding sequence ATGCCTTTGGACCGGATGCTGCACAACCTCATCAAGTGGCAGCGCGCCGACGGTCCGCCGACCCCGGTCCGGGAGCTGACCGTCGAGGAAGCCCGCGAGCGGTACCTGCGCAACGCGATCCGCCCCCGCTCGGCGGGCGGCGGCCCGCACGCGGCCGTGTCCACGGCGGACCGGACGGTCGACAGCGCCGACGGATCGTCGTTCCGGGTCCGGGTGTACACACCGGAGTCCGACGAGGGCCGGGTCCTGACCTACTTGCACGGCGGCGGGTGGTCGCTCGGCGACGTCGACAGCCACGACTGGGCCTGCCGCACCGCGGCGCTGTCGCTGGGCGCCGTGGTCGTCTCGGTCGACTACCGGCGCGCGCCGGAGTTCCCCTACCCCACGCCGCTGCACGACGCGATGACCGCAGCCCGCTGGACCTCCCGGTGCTTCCCCGGGCGGGATCACGTGATCGCCGGCGACAGCGCGGGAGCGAACATGGCACTCGGCGTCGCGCTCGACGCCCGCGACACCGGCGACGTCGAGTTCGCCGGCCAGCTGCTGATCTACCCGGTGGTGGATCCAACCCTGCGGTTCGCGTCGAACTCCGCGTGCGCCGAGGGGTATCTGCTGAGCGTGGACGATCTGGCCTGCCACTACGACCAGTACCTCCCCGATCCGCGGCGGCGCAGCGACCCGGCGGTCGACCTGCTCAACGCCGACCTCCGGAACCTGCCGCCGACGGTGATCGCCACCGCCGAGTTCGACCCGCTCCACGACGAGGGGGTGGAACTGGCCGAGAAGTTGCGCGCCACCGGGGTACCGGTCCGCCACGTGCCGGGACCCGGCCTGGTCCACGGCTATTTCCTGATGCAGGACATCGTGCCTGCGGCATCCACGTGCGCCCGCCTGGTCCTCGACGAGCTGGCTGCCGTGCTGAGCCCGGAGCGCGGCGCGAAGCCGGTTCCCTTCGGATAA